Sequence from the Hyalangium minutum genome:
AGGTGCTGAAGCTCGGCGCCCAGGCGGTGGAGCTGGCCGGGGCCTTCCTGGACTTCGCGCAGGCGAACGCCACCGTGCCGATGCCCGGCTACACGCACATGCGGCGCGCCATGCCGAGCACCTTCGGCCTGTGGGGCGCCGCCTTCGCCGAAGGTCTGCTCGAGGAGCTGGAGGCGCTGCGCGGCCTGTGGGCGCGGCTGGATCGCTGCCCCCTGGGCGCGGCGGCGGGCTTCGGCGTGCCGCTGCCCATCGATCGCGAGTACGTGGCCAGCCTGCTCGGCTTCTCGCGCGTGCAGCGCAGCCCCATCGACGTGCAGAACAGCCGCGGGCGGCACGAGACGGCCACGCTCACCTGGGCGTGCTCCGTGGCGGGCGGCCTGGAGAAGTGGCTGTGGGACGTGGCGCTCTTCAGCACCGAGGAGTTCGGCTTCCTCGCGCTGCCGGATGCCTTCACCACCGGCTCGTCCATCATGCCGCAGAAGAAGAACCCGGACGTGGTGGAGCTGGCCCGCGCCCGCTGCCGGGAGCTGCGGGGTCTCGCCAAGCAGGTGGAGGAGATTGCTGGAGGCCTGCCCTCGAGCTACCACCGCGACTTCCAGCTGCTGAAGCGCCCCACCCTCACCGCGCTGGGCTCGTTCCGCGAGCTGCTGGACGTGCTCACCCGCCTGGTGCCCGTGCTGAAGATCCGCGCCGAGGCCGCCGCCCGCGCCAGTGACGACACGCTGTACGCGGCCCACCACGCCTACGTGCTCGTCGGCAAGGGCCTGCCCTTCCGGGATGCGTACCGCGAGGTGGCCCACCAGATCAGCGACGGGAATTTCCACCCGGATCGCGCCGCGCTGACGGCCACCCACCTGGGCGGCGCCGGCAACCTGGCCCTGGAGCAGATCCGAGCCGAGCTGTCCACCAGCCGCTCCTGGCTCACCGAGATCCATCGCACGCTCGCCGAATGCGCAGGGCGTGTTTGGCAGTTGTAGGCAGTACTTCCGCAGTTGCAGCAGTGAGGACCTCGAAGAACATGAACAAGAAACACGTGGTGCTGGCCTTCTCCGGCGGTTTGGACACCTCTTTCTGCGTGGTCTATCTGCGCGAGCAGGGCCACACGGTCACCACCGTCACCGTGGACACCGGCGGCTTCAGCGCGGACGCGCTGGCGCGCATGCCGGAGCACGCCGCCCGCCTGGGCGCGGTGGCGCACCACACCATCGACGCGCGCTCGCTGCTCTTCGAGGACTACCTGCGCCACCTGCTCGCCGGCAATGTGCTGCGCGGCCAGGCCTACCCCCTGAGCGTCTCCGCCGAGCGCGTCTGCCAGGCCACCGAAGCGGTCCGCATGGCCCGCCAGGTGGGCGCTCAGGCCCTGGCCCACGGCTCCACCGGCGCGGGCAATGATCAGGTCCGCTTCGACGTGGCCTTCCGCGCCCTGGCCCCGGACCTGGAGCTCATCACCCCGATCCGCGAGCTGAGCCTCAGCCGCGCCCAGGAGATGTCCTTCCTGGCCGAGCGCGGCATCCACCTCCCGGCGAAGACGGGCGCCTATTCGGTGAACGAGGGCATGTGGGGCACCTCCGTCGGCGGCAAGGAGACGCACGACTCCTGGAGCACCCTGCCCGAGGCCGCCTACCCCGCGGGCGTCATCCCGGCCGATCTCAAGCCGCGCACGCTGGTGCTCAGCTTCGAGAAGGGCCGCCCGGTGGCCCTCGACGGCAAGGCGATGGATCCCGTGGCGCTGATCGCCGAGCTGAACGCGGTGGGCCAGCCCTACGGCGTGGGCCGTGGCGTGCACCTGGGTGACACCATCCTGGGCATCAAGGGCCGCGTGGGCTTCGACGCTCCCGCGGCCATCATGCTCATCACCGCGCACCGCGAGCTGGAGAAGCTGGTGCTGTCCGGCAAGCAGCTCTTCTGGAAGGAGACGCTGGGCAACCTCTACGGCTCGCTGCTGCACGAGGGGCACTTCTTCGATCCGCTCGCGCGCGACTTGGAGGGGTTCCTGACGTCCTCGCAGGCGCAGGTGACGGGCGAGGTGCGGCTGACGCTGCAGCCGCGCGCCCTCGTGGTGGAGGGCGTGCGCTCGAAGCACTCGTTGATGGACGCGAAGGTGGCCAGCTACGGCGAGGCGAACCACTTGTGGACCGGCGCGGAAGCCGCGGGCTTCGCGAAGGTGTACGGCGTTGCTCAGACCCTGGCCCTGAAGGTGAAGTCATGAAAGTCCACATCGATAAGATTGGCAGTGTCACCCGGAACCTGCGGCTGGGCCGGACCGTCCACCTCACCTCGGACATCCAGGCGGTGGAGGGCGCGGTGATCGCCGCGCGCATCCACGGGGAGAAGTCCACCTACAACCAGCTCGAGGACGTCCACGGCCGCATGGTGACGCTGCACGGCGGTGACATCGTCGTCGGCGCGCTGGGCCACCGCAACGCGCTGCACGGCTACGAGGGCGTGGTGCCGGAGAAGGTGGTGGCGGGCCAGAAGCTCCACATCCTGAACATGGGCGGCGTGATTGGCCAGTGCACCTCGCACAACCCGGGGGTGGGCACGCCCTTCGAGGCCGAGGTGCTGGGCCAGGTGCTCATGTTCCCCGAGTTCCAGTCGCGCGCCGGTCAGCCGGCCCACGTCCGGGCCGGGGCGCTCAAGGGCTCGTCGCAGCCGGTGAAGGTGCCGGTGGTGTACGTGGTGGGCACCTGCATGAACGCGGGCAAGACGTACGCCGCGTGCGCCATCGTGCGCCAGCTGCATCAGGCCGGCTACCGCGTGGGCGGCGCCAAGCTCACCGGCGTGTCGCTGATGCGCGACACGCTGAGCATGCGGGACTCGGGCGCGGAGGTGGTGATGGACTTCACCGACGCGGGCACCGTGTGCACCAGCCCGAAGACGGCGGCGCAGGTGTCGCGCGTCATCCTCTCCGAGCTGGCCGCCGCGGACGTGGACGTCGTCGTCGCGGAGACGGGCGATGGCATCATGGGCGAGTACGGCGTGCAGTCCATCCTCGAGGACTCGGCGCTGCGCGAGCTGGGCGCCGCCTGGGTGCTGTGCGCGAATGATCCCGTGGGAGCCGCCGGTGGCGTGCGCCACATGAAGGAGACCTACGGCATCCAGGTGGATGTGGTGGCCGGGCCCGCTACGGACAACCGGGTGGGCATCCGCTTCGTGGAGCGTGAAGTGGGGCTGCCCGCCCACAACGCCCGTGCGGACGCCGCCGGCCTGGGCGGACTCATCGTCGAGAAGGTTGCACCGCGTATCGCGGGGAGGAAGAGCTGATGAACAAGGTGCACGCATACATCCTGGGTGCCGCCGGTTTCCCCGGTGGCGACCTGCTGCGGCTGCTGTCGGGACACCCGGCGGTGGCGGCGGTGCGCGCGGTGTCCCAGCCCCACGGGGACATGCCCTTCTACAAGGTGCACCCGCACCTGCGCGGGCTCGTCGAGGGCAAGTTCGACGCGGCGCCGGACTGGCGCTGGCTCACGGACTCTCCGCAGCCGGTGGTCTTCTCCGCGCTGGAGGAGGAGGAGCTCGCCCGGCAGCTGCCCGCCCTGGAGAAGCAGTGGGCGGAGCTGGGGCTCTCGGAGCGGCTCATCCTGGTGGACCTGTCCCCGGACTTCCGGCTGGACCACCCCGGGCGCTACGCCGCCACGCATGGCCGCCCTCACCCGTCTCCGGATCTACTGGAGAAGTTCGTGTACGGCCTGCCCGAGTGGCGCCGCGACAAGCTGAAGGGCGCCAAGCGCATCGCCAACCCGGGGTGCTTCGCCACGGCCGTGCAGCTCGCGCTGCTGCCGGTGGCGTCCACGCCGGGGCTGGGGATGATCGCCGCCTCGGCGGTGACGGGCTCCTCGGGCTCGGGCGCGCTGCCGGGCGAGGTGACGCACCACCCCACCCGCGCGCATGACTTCCGCGCCTACAAGCCGCTGGAGCACCCGCAGGAGGCGGAGATCGACGTGATGCTCGTGGCGCACAAGGCCGTGCGCCACCGGCTCACCTTCGTGCCGCACTCGGCGCCGCTGGTGCGCGGCATCTTCGCCACCATCCAGTTCGAGTGGCCGGAGAACGGTGGCGGTGTGAGCACGAACTCGCTGACCGAGGTGTACCGCCGCTACTACGCCACCTCGCCCATGGTGCGCGTGGTGGAGGGCACGCCGCGGCTGGCCTCGGTGGTGGGCAGCAACTTCGCTGATATCTCCGTGGCCACGCGTGGGCGCACGGTGGCCGTCATGGTGGCGCTCGACAACCTGGTGAAGGGACTGGCCGGACAAGCCGTGCAGTCCCTCAACGTGGCGCTCGGCCTGCCCGAGGACACCGCCCTGCGCCAGGCCGCGTGCTTCCCCTGCTGAGTGGCGCTTGAGGAGGGCTGCCGTGAACAACGGCAGCTCTCCCTACGCTTCCTCGTCGGGCAAAAGCGTCAGCAGCAGCTCGTCGTCGGGCCCGAGCGGGCGCCAACCGGCAGGCGGCGGATGAGCGAAGAGCGCATCTCCCGCCGCGTCGACTCGCTTCTTATGCGTTTCCGGGGTGTAGGTACGCCAGCGAGCCAGGACAAGGGCGACATCAAACCGATTGGAGCCGTCCAGCACCGCAGGCCACCCGTTCGGCAGGCGCTCGGCCAGCTCGCGCACGAACTGCCCACGCGTCAGGCGCGTCAGCCGATGGCTCCGCTCCGCCTCAGCCACCAACCCGCTGAACACCTGCACGGCATTGATGTCTTCTTCTCCCAATTCGTCGGCCAGCGCGAGCAGCGAGGCCATAGGTCGCGCCTCTGCGAAGGAGGTGAGTGACTCGAAGCCGCGCTCACGCACCCGCTCGTAGAGACGGACCTTCCAGTTGCCCTCCCAGGAACGGTCCTCACTCATCGCCTTCTCCCGGCAGCGAAGTTCATCGGGATGTCGTAGAACCTCATGCGCTCCTCGACGAACTCCAAGACTTGGTTTCGCGTCAACATCCGGCCAGCTTCCAACGCAGCTTCGCGCAGCGCCTCCAATGGTACCTCTTCCGAGAGGTGACGTCTGAGGTAGGATGCCACGTGGTGAGCCACAGCTCTCCCCGGCTCGCCCAGGGGCTTCATGAAGCACATGTCTACCGGCTGGGAGCATCATTTCTGCCTGCCTCCGGGGACACGAGTGCAGGACTGGCTCGTGGAGAGTTGCCACGGCCACGGTGCCTTTGGCGTCGTCTATCGCGCCGTCCGTATCGGCCACGAGTCCGATGGTCCCGTGGCCCTCAAGATGGCCCTCTTCCCCTGGGATCCCCGCTTCATGAGGGAGGTGGCGCTGCTGTCGCTCGTCCACCACCCCAGCGTGCCGCGCCTGCTCGGCCATGGCTTCTGGCGCCGTCCCCAAGGCACCTTCTTCCCCTTCATCGTCATGCAATGGGTGGAGGGCACGCCCCTCTATGAATGGGCGCGTCAGCACCGTCCCTCCCCTGCTCAGGTGGCACTGCTGCTCTCTCAGTTGGCCCGCGCGCTCGAGGCCACCCACGACTGCAGAGCGGTCCACCGCGACGTCAAAGGGGACAATGTCGTGGTGAGGCACTCGGACGGCCGCGCCATGCTCATGGACTTCGGCGCCGGTCACTACCAGTCCGCCGCACGGCTGACCTTCCAACCGCTGCCTCCTGGCACTCCTCCCTATCAATCTCCCCAGGCGGCGCAGTTCGAGCGGAACGCAGAGAACCACCCCGGCGCCCGGTACCTCGCCGGGCCCGCAGACGATGTGTTCGCCCTGGGTGTCACCGCCCATCGGCTCCTGACCGGTGACTATCCCTTCTCACTCGAGCCTCCTTTGGATGGGGTGCCATCAGCGCTCCGAGCGCTGATCGTGCGCATGCTCTCGCTGTCTCCCGAGGCGCGCGGCCCGGCGGGCGAACTGGCCGAAGCACTCGAAGCCTTCGCAGCGCAGGAGAAGATGCCACTTCCGCCGGAGAGTTCCACCCGCTCCCGTTCACGGCATCAACGCCGCGTGTGGAGGGCCGGAGGTGTGGGGGCTTTCGTGAGCTTGCTGCTGGCGCTGGGGGCCTGGCAATTCACGCACTCGCGCTCCCCTCAGGCCTCGCTTACCACCCAAGCCGTGGACACGGACCGGCCGGACGCGGACACCACCGGTGTGGCGGAAGCGGCTTCGAAGACAACCGAGGCCTCCGCTCCACCGCCTCGCCAGCCAGAGGCGATCCACCAGGACCCGAACGCCGAGCCATTGCCGGGACAGTTACGGCCCACCGAGCGAGGCCAATGCCCGGGGGGAAAGCAGGTCCCCATCAACGGAGGATGCTGGGTGGAGGTCCCCTCGAAAGATGCCGCAGAGTGCGAGGCCAATGGGTTGGTCTTCATCCAGGGCCGCTGCTACGCCCGGGCGTTTGGCCACCGCCGCAAAAATCCGCCCACCTCCGCTCCTGCGGACTCCCGGTAGCGCAGAGACGTGGGCTCCTCCGCTACCGGTCGTCAGGGCTCACTGGTGAGCCTTGGCCGCCTGGAGGTTCTCCCCCAGAAGTCCGGTCGTCAGGGCTCACCGGTGAGCCCTGGCCGCTCGCTCATATTTCGACCAGCCCTCCTGGTTGGCAGCGCTGATCCCCTGAGCCAGAACAGCCCTTGTAAAAACGGTCACTTGCCCAGAGGGAGGAGTGGCGCAGGCCATTCCCCCTCCCTGGGAGAGGTGCGATGCGCTCTTCTGGGCTATCCCGCTGTGCGCATCTATCCGATCGAGCCCTACGGCAACGTGAGCATGGCGCTGCTGGTGCTCGCGGTCGCGGACGGCACGACGAGCGTCAACCACCCCCGCTCCGTCCTCACCCCGGGCATGTGCTGAGCCATGAGCCGCAGCACGTAGTCATTGCCCGACGTGAGCAGCCCCGGAGGCAGCCGCACGCTGCGCTCATCGGGCCCCATGTAGATGCGGGCCACATTGGTGAGCAAGTTGATGTCCGCGTTGTAGCGGGTGATTTGGAGCACATAGCCCGTCGCCGAGCCCAGGGCGGGTGCGTCCCAGGTCACCAGAGGCGTGGCCGTCTCCAGGATCCGCGAAGTCGTCGCGGACACCCCATCCACCTGGAAGGAACGCGGCAGAGAAACGCGGGGACGGACGGGGGTCGACCCGAGCTCACTGACCGCCTCGGTGGAGAGGAAGCTCTCATTCGCCCGCACGGTGCGGCTCCCGTCATGCTTCGTCACGTTGAAGGAATAGGTGCTGCTGAACTGGGCCATCGGCTCCCAGCCCATGGGATAGGGATTGCCGAAGGACAGCTCCTTGACCACCGGCACCTGCGGCGAGTTGCGCAGCGGTGCGTAGTCCAGCATCGGGTTGACGGAGTAGTCGAACCACCCCTCCTGGGCCGTCCTCAGCGTGGGATACACGTCCACGAAGCCGGTAACGGAAGGGGCCCCCGTCGTGGAGGCGATGCGCAGCGCATTGAACTCATCCCGCCGCCAATCGAAGCGCACCGTCTGCTCGGGCGCCGGCTGGAGGGTGGCCTCCACGGAGAACACACCCCCATTGAAGGCAAACGGGTTGAGCTGGGCCGCTCGCACCAGGGACGTGTAGGCCCGGGGCGCCCCACCTTCCGGCTCTGGCCCCGCGTCACGCTGCTGGGTCTGCACCACCCAGGCGCTGTCACCCTGCGCTGGGTCGAACCGGGGGACGTTGCCGTAGTCCGAGTTGTACCTGGCCTCCGTGGTCATGAGCGACGTCTGTCCCTCCGCCAGTTCCTGCGGAAGGGAGAAGGAGCCGCTGTCCTCGATGTCCAGCGAGTGGAAGCTCAGCTCCGAGTAGTTGTTCCAGTTCGGATCCGGGTCCGGCGCGAGCCCCAACAGGTTGAGGCTGGCGCTCACGGGGTTCGGGAAGAACACGCTCCCGCGCCCCGGCCGGCCGTACAGCCGGGTGCTGATGTCCACCGAGCGCCAGGAAACAACGAAGTACTGCGCGCTGTTGGACTTCACCAGGTAGGTGCCCGGCGGAACATCGAAGCGGACGACGCCCGGCGCCATGACGACCCCAGGGACCGGTGTCCCGCCATCCTGGGGCACCAGCTCCGCGGGAGCGGCGGTGAAGTCCCGAGGTTGGAACTCGAGACCCTTCCTTGCGTAGAAGGCATCGTTCTTCGTCA
This genomic interval carries:
- the argH gene encoding argininosuccinate lyase, which produces MANDMLWAKGLPLDAAIHRFTVGDDPWVDLALAPHDALGSAAHARMLARVGLLPEADMKALVGALHALHDEARAGAFTIRPEQEDGHTALEAALVERVGEPGRRIHLGRSRNDQVQLALRLMLREEVLKLGAQAVELAGAFLDFAQANATVPMPGYTHMRRAMPSTFGLWGAAFAEGLLEELEALRGLWARLDRCPLGAAAGFGVPLPIDREYVASLLGFSRVQRSPIDVQNSRGRHETATLTWACSVAGGLEKWLWDVALFSTEEFGFLALPDAFTTGSSIMPQKKNPDVVELARARCRELRGLAKQVEEIAGGLPSSYHRDFQLLKRPTLTALGSFRELLDVLTRLVPVLKIRAEAAARASDDTLYAAHHAYVLVGKGLPFRDAYREVAHQISDGNFHPDRAALTATHLGGAGNLALEQIRAELSTSRSWLTEIHRTLAECAGRVWQL
- the argG gene encoding argininosuccinate synthase; this translates as MNKKHVVLAFSGGLDTSFCVVYLREQGHTVTTVTVDTGGFSADALARMPEHAARLGAVAHHTIDARSLLFEDYLRHLLAGNVLRGQAYPLSVSAERVCQATEAVRMARQVGAQALAHGSTGAGNDQVRFDVAFRALAPDLELITPIRELSLSRAQEMSFLAERGIHLPAKTGAYSVNEGMWGTSVGGKETHDSWSTLPEAAYPAGVIPADLKPRTLVLSFEKGRPVALDGKAMDPVALIAELNAVGQPYGVGRGVHLGDTILGIKGRVGFDAPAAIMLITAHRELEKLVLSGKQLFWKETLGNLYGSLLHEGHFFDPLARDLEGFLTSSQAQVTGEVRLTLQPRALVVEGVRSKHSLMDAKVASYGEANHLWTGAEAAGFAKVYGVAQTLALKVKS
- a CDS encoding DUF1611 domain-containing protein; amino-acid sequence: MKVHIDKIGSVTRNLRLGRTVHLTSDIQAVEGAVIAARIHGEKSTYNQLEDVHGRMVTLHGGDIVVGALGHRNALHGYEGVVPEKVVAGQKLHILNMGGVIGQCTSHNPGVGTPFEAEVLGQVLMFPEFQSRAGQPAHVRAGALKGSSQPVKVPVVYVVGTCMNAGKTYAACAIVRQLHQAGYRVGGAKLTGVSLMRDTLSMRDSGAEVVMDFTDAGTVCTSPKTAAQVSRVILSELAAADVDVVVAETGDGIMGEYGVQSILEDSALRELGAAWVLCANDPVGAAGGVRHMKETYGIQVDVVAGPATDNRVGIRFVEREVGLPAHNARADAAGLGGLIVEKVAPRIAGRKS
- the argC gene encoding N-acetyl-gamma-glutamyl-phosphate reductase, producing MNKVHAYILGAAGFPGGDLLRLLSGHPAVAAVRAVSQPHGDMPFYKVHPHLRGLVEGKFDAAPDWRWLTDSPQPVVFSALEEEELARQLPALEKQWAELGLSERLILVDLSPDFRLDHPGRYAATHGRPHPSPDLLEKFVYGLPEWRRDKLKGAKRIANPGCFATAVQLALLPVASTPGLGMIAASAVTGSSGSGALPGEVTHHPTRAHDFRAYKPLEHPQEAEIDVMLVAHKAVRHRLTFVPHSAPLVRGIFATIQFEWPENGGGVSTNSLTEVYRRYYATSPMVRVVEGTPRLASVVGSNFADISVATRGRTVAVMVALDNLVKGLAGQAVQSLNVALGLPEDTALRQAACFPC
- a CDS encoding protein kinase domain-containing protein; this encodes MKHMSTGWEHHFCLPPGTRVQDWLVESCHGHGAFGVVYRAVRIGHESDGPVALKMALFPWDPRFMREVALLSLVHHPSVPRLLGHGFWRRPQGTFFPFIVMQWVEGTPLYEWARQHRPSPAQVALLLSQLARALEATHDCRAVHRDVKGDNVVVRHSDGRAMLMDFGAGHYQSAARLTFQPLPPGTPPYQSPQAAQFERNAENHPGARYLAGPADDVFALGVTAHRLLTGDYPFSLEPPLDGVPSALRALIVRMLSLSPEARGPAGELAEALEAFAAQEKMPLPPESSTRSRSRHQRRVWRAGGVGAFVSLLLALGAWQFTHSRSPQASLTTQAVDTDRPDADTTGVAEAASKTTEASAPPPRQPEAIHQDPNAEPLPGQLRPTERGQCPGGKQVPINGGCWVEVPSKDAAECEANGLVFIQGRCYARAFGHRRKNPPTSAPADSR